The following proteins are encoded in a genomic region of Poecilia reticulata strain Guanapo linkage group LG11, Guppy_female_1.0+MT, whole genome shotgun sequence:
- the hepacam2 gene encoding HEPACAM family member 2, with amino-acid sequence MEATRTTVLCVCSVLFVLTDVGCELIHIRSSVHHGTKGKDLLLSVDARFPLDEAEIQGSWSHINVNGASTILVSFNKESKIIDMMYRKRLDFKEPNASLSIRNLNEDDEGYYKLSLNIEFHNEKGTVKKEERTIHVTVDELVSRPVIEKKPSYTVIEDKANVTWTCSVEKGTRVAFRWLRDNVLLTPSERYHFTQDKSKLLISPVRKEDKGTYRCAVSNPVSQIIESRGVELNVYYGPYNLEVNSGQGLRTGKVFTINPGELVHFECQADSNPPNSYIWISKSPNATKIITTGPQLQVKSDELAQTEDYLCRAFNNMTKKQDEAQFTLVVASLRTVKEKYADDGRSTSLLAAIAVCSSFIIGFMLLFLFRRACHPKRVLMNIYNRPFSEQKRPHRSGHEDAADDFGIYEFVSIPGKMDSTQSSCKSLARLESIQDMHTTIYDVIRHVPESPSASLLK; translated from the exons ATGGAGGCCACCAGAACAACGGTGTTGTGCGTCTGCTCCGTCCTGTTTGTCCTAACAG ATGTCGGCTGCGAACTGATTCACATTCGTTCATCGGTTCATCATGGAACCAAAGGGAAGGATCTTCTCCTCTCTGTCGATGCCAGATTTCCACTGGATGAAGCTGAGATCCAGGGAAGTTGGTCTCACATTAACGTGAATGGTGCCAGCaccattttggtctcatttaacaaagaaagcaaaatcaTAGACATGATGTACCGCAAGCGCCTGGACTTCAAAGAGCCAAACGCTTCTCTGTCCATCCGGAATTTGAACGAGGACGACGAGGGATATTACAAGCTGAGCCTCAACATAGAGTTTCATAACGAAAAAGGAACggtgaagaaagaagaaagaactATCCATGTGACAGTAGATG AACTTGTCTCCAGACCAGTCATTGAGAAGAAGCCGTCATATACAGTCATAGAAGACAAAGCAAATGTAACTTGGACTTGTTCTGTTGAGAAAGGAACAAGAGTTGCCTTCCGGTGGCTAAGGGATAATGTTTTACTTACTCCCAGCGAGAGATACCACTTTACTCAAGACAAATCCAAGCTGTTGATTAGCCCTGTGAGGAAGGAGGACAAGGGGACTTATCGCTGTGCTGTCAGCAACCCTGTGAGCCAAATCATTGAAAGCAGGGGAGTGGAGCTCAATGTTTACT ATGGTCCCTACAACCTGGAGGTGAACTCCGGCCAGGGCCTCCGAACAGGGAAGGTGTTCACCATCAACCCCGGAGAGCTGGTGCACTTCGAATGCCAGGCCGATTCCAACCCCCCCAACAGCTACATCTGGATCTCCAAGAGCCCCAATGCCACAAAGATCATCACAACGGGCCCGCAGCTGCAGGTGAAGTCCGACGAGCTGGCCCAGACTGAGGACTACCTGTGCCGAGCCTTCAACAACATGACCAAGAAGCAGGACGAGGCCCAGTTCACTCTGGTGGTGGCCAGCTTGAGAACAG TGAAAGAGAAATACGCCGATGACGGTAGATCTACGTCTCTGCTGGCAGCCATCGCGGTCTGTTCTTCATTCATCATTGGCTTTATGCTGCTGTTCCTCTTCCGCAGGGCATGTCATCCAAAGAGAG TCCTCATGAACATCTACAACAG GCCGTTTTCAGAGCAGAAACGACCTCATCGCTCAG GTCATGAAGATGCAGCAGACGACTTTGGCATCTATGAGTTTGTCTCCATACCAGGAAAAATGGACTCCACCCAG TCATCATGCAAATCTCTGGCCCGGCTTGAGTCCATTCAAGATATGCACACCACCATCTACGATGTGATCAGACACGTCCCAGAATCCCCCAGTGCCAGCTTGCTGAAGTGA